Proteins from a genomic interval of Kitasatospora herbaricolor:
- a CDS encoding ABC transporter substrate-binding protein, whose protein sequence is MNTRVLTSRSLRVAAVAATAALTLAACGSNGDSKDAAGAPSAGAATAAGPVVVEATNGRITVPAGVKRIVSISYATGALLDLGVQPVGTSTIDENNPMELLPSQTEAAKKIEPIGSGIEINIEKVASLKPDLIVVEGATAFDWGVKKLEGIAPTLYFGIDKPVDLLTAQEKIATAVGKDAEFKKLKADYDGKAAKIKADYAAKLNTVKWTIASSYGGGEFLVDTSSSWVGRVLADAGATFAQASADPAEHEVTYSTEKLDVLADADIILIPRTAATGEVPQDTKDLDKQPSWKNLKAVQAGKVLPVTYATTDRYGTSTDVLNQVETILKGL, encoded by the coding sequence ATGAACACCCGTGTCCTGACGTCCCGCAGCCTGAGAGTCGCCGCCGTCGCGGCCACCGCCGCGCTGACCCTCGCGGCCTGCGGCTCGAACGGCGACAGCAAGGACGCCGCCGGAGCCCCCTCGGCCGGCGCGGCCACGGCGGCGGGCCCCGTGGTCGTCGAGGCCACCAACGGCAGGATCACCGTCCCCGCGGGCGTCAAGCGGATCGTCAGCATCTCGTACGCCACCGGCGCGCTGCTCGACCTCGGCGTGCAGCCGGTCGGCACCAGCACCATCGACGAGAACAACCCGATGGAGCTGCTGCCCTCGCAGACCGAGGCCGCCAAGAAGATCGAGCCGATCGGCTCCGGCATCGAGATCAACATCGAGAAGGTCGCCTCGCTCAAGCCCGATCTGATCGTGGTCGAGGGCGCCACCGCGTTCGACTGGGGCGTCAAGAAGCTCGAAGGCATCGCCCCCACCCTGTACTTCGGCATCGACAAGCCGGTCGACCTGCTGACCGCGCAGGAGAAGATCGCCACCGCCGTCGGCAAGGACGCCGAGTTCAAGAAGCTCAAGGCGGACTACGACGGCAAGGCCGCGAAGATCAAGGCCGACTACGCGGCCAAGCTCAACACCGTCAAGTGGACCATCGCCTCCTCGTACGGCGGCGGCGAGTTCCTCGTCGACACCAGCAGCTCCTGGGTCGGCCGCGTGCTGGCCGACGCCGGCGCCACGTTCGCCCAGGCCTCGGCCGACCCGGCCGAGCACGAGGTGACCTACTCCACCGAGAAGCTCGACGTGCTCGCCGACGCCGACATCATCCTGATCCCGAGGACGGCCGCCACCGGCGAGGTCCCGCAGGACACCAAGGACCTCGACAAGCAGCCGTCGTGGAAGAACCTCAAGGCCGTCCAAGCCGGCAAGGTCCTCCCGGTCACCTACGCCACCACCGACCGGTACGGCACCTCGACCGACGTCCTGAACCAGGTCGAGACCATCCTCAAGGGCCTCTAG